The proteins below come from a single Bacteroidota bacterium genomic window:
- a CDS encoding acyl-CoA dehydrogenase: MNFTLTEEQLMIRSATREFAQNELKPGVIERDTHQTYPEAQVKMMAEMGLLGMTVAPEYGGSGMDTISYAIAVEEISKIDNSCSVIMSVNNSLACWGIETHGSDAQKAQYLPALASGEKLGAFCLSEPEAGSDATQQHTKAEDHGDYYLLNGVKNWITNGKKAGVYIVMAQTYPEKKHRGVNAFIVEADWEGVSTGPKEDKLGIRSSDTSSVMFKDVKVPKANRIGEDGFGFTHAMQTLDVGRIGIAAQAVGIAAGAYELSLAYAKEREAFGKSIIKHQAIAFKLADMATQIEAARMMVYRAAWLKDQGKSYNRAAAMAKVYASEVAMAATVEAVQVHGGYGFVKEYHVERLMRDAKITQIYEGTSEIQRLVISRSINKGQPYISVEG, from the coding sequence ATGAATTTTACCCTCACTGAAGAACAACTCATGATTCGTAGTGCAACACGTGAATTTGCACAGAATGAACTCAAACCTGGGGTGATCGAACGGGATACACATCAAACGTACCCTGAGGCGCAGGTCAAGATGATGGCCGAGATGGGATTGTTGGGGATGACTGTGGCGCCCGAATACGGCGGGAGCGGCATGGATACCATTTCTTATGCTATTGCCGTGGAGGAGATCTCAAAAATTGACAACTCCTGTTCCGTGATCATGTCGGTGAACAATTCGCTGGCGTGTTGGGGCATTGAAACGCATGGTAGCGATGCCCAAAAAGCGCAGTACTTGCCGGCCCTCGCCAGTGGCGAAAAGCTTGGCGCCTTTTGTCTCTCGGAGCCCGAAGCCGGCAGCGACGCAACACAGCAACACACAAAAGCAGAAGACCACGGCGATTACTACTTGCTTAATGGCGTGAAAAACTGGATTACCAACGGGAAGAAAGCCGGTGTTTACATCGTGATGGCGCAGACCTATCCGGAGAAGAAGCACCGCGGCGTAAACGCATTTATTGTTGAGGCCGACTGGGAAGGGGTATCAACCGGGCCCAAAGAAGACAAGCTGGGCATTCGCTCGTCAGATACGTCGTCGGTGATGTTTAAAGATGTGAAAGTCCCGAAAGCCAACCGTATTGGCGAAGATGGATTTGGCTTTACCCACGCCATGCAAACCCTGGATGTGGGACGCATCGGGATTGCTGCACAGGCCGTTGGCATTGCCGCCGGCGCGTATGAACTGTCGCTGGCTTACGCGAAAGAGCGCGAAGCTTTTGGTAAATCGATTATCAAGCACCAGGCGATTGCTTTCAAATTGGCCGACATGGCCACGCAAATAGAAGCTGCGCGCATGATGGTCTATCGCGCTGCATGGCTAAAAGATCAGGGTAAATCGTATAATCGCGCCGCTGCTATGGCCAAGGTGTATGCATCAGAAGTAGCCATGGCTGCCACAGTGGAGGCAGTTCAGGTTCACGGCGGATACGGATTTGTAAAAGAGTACCACGTTGAGCGCCTGATGCGCGACGCCAAAATCACACAGATTTATGAGGGTACCTCGGAGATCCAGCGATTAGTTATCTCACGAAGCATCAATAAAGGCCAACCGTACATTTCGGTTGAAGGTTAA
- a CDS encoding sterol desaturase family protein, with translation MESLIEYFANIPTTHRTFILVGGLTIFWLIESAIPLFSFTYNKWKHAAVNIFFTLTTIVVNFSMAFILVKSSDWAVANEFGLIQWVNMPLWLYAITGILLMDLIAAWLVHYVEHRVTWMWKFHLIHHTDQNVDTTTANRHHPGESVFRFVFTTMAVLLIGAPMWMVFLYQTMSVVLTQFNHSNVRMPAWLDNALVLVFCTPNMHRVHHHYRMPYTDANFGNIFSFWDRLFGTYIEVDNDKLRYGVDTYMQKEDAGNVWAMLKIPFQRYRPRIDYEEEEVL, from the coding sequence ATGGAAAGCCTGATCGAGTATTTCGCAAACATCCCAACCACCCACCGCACCTTTATTTTGGTGGGCGGCCTGACCATCTTCTGGCTGATCGAAAGCGCCATCCCGCTTTTCTCGTTCACGTACAACAAATGGAAACACGCAGCGGTGAATATTTTCTTCACGCTCACAACCATTGTTGTAAACTTCTCGATGGCCTTCATCCTCGTTAAATCGTCAGATTGGGCTGTTGCAAACGAATTTGGGCTGATTCAGTGGGTCAATATGCCTTTATGGTTATATGCGATTACAGGCATATTATTGATGGATTTGATTGCGGCGTGGCTTGTACACTACGTGGAGCATCGCGTCACCTGGATGTGGAAGTTTCACCTGATTCATCACACGGATCAAAACGTCGATACAACGACAGCAAACCGTCACCACCCCGGCGAAAGCGTATTCCGCTTCGTATTCACCACAATGGCTGTACTGCTGATCGGTGCGCCGATGTGGATGGTATTTCTATACCAAACGATGTCGGTTGTGCTCACACAATTCAACCATTCCAACGTGCGCATGCCGGCATGGCTCGACAATGCATTGGTGCTCGTATTCTGCACGCCTAACATGCATCGGGTCCACCACCACTACCGCATGCCTTACACGGACGCCAATTTTGGCAACATTTTTTCCTTCTGGGATCGACTGTTCGGTACTTACATCGAAGTGGATAATGACAAGCTTCGCTATGGCGTCGACACCTACATGCAGAAAGAGGACGCCGGCAACGTATGGGCCATGCTCAAAATCCCGTTCCAACGCTACCGCCCACGGATTGACTACGAGGAAGAAGAGGTGCTGTAA
- a CDS encoding outer membrane protein transport protein → MNYCFDHPQKGLMTALLKKTGLVLAGLLLLVPAQSLLAQSAEDALLFTQRLPATGARSIGLAGAGRAGLADYSAFYTNPAGLGFLRTSQVSGALSFLSATNDAQVNFPNSSEFFTEELTDQSLGNFAGAFKVPTNQGSLVIGGAFNQTNSFERTLSFAGLVNSGSITDVLLPFDDEFEVVEENGSFFPAFFSDLPEIAYLGGAIEFLPENVGTGDGLFYQAVNPGSTIEQASDVFQEGRMKDFSFGGAFEAARGVMVGAALNFNVGSYEFQSVFDEFDINNENTEDLYIVLDGDNELRGFDLVTYEERFISDLVGANLRLGVSAMANKDLRVGITLESPTFYRVDERFDTIISTEFDNGAFLSYGGLSGDVGRGTFEYDITTPWRFGAGLAYEVSGLTIMGDIEFVDWTQLELDANVDRDLFNSINRTIRNDFQAVINTRIAGEFSINNLMLRAGYAFQPDPIDTRLTGTDGSSVNRDKAYLSAGLGYKFSEKFVIDVGWMQERQDDLYAPDFVDYVVNEEVTRSFFVVGMSVLF, encoded by the coding sequence ATGAATTACTGTTTCGATCATCCGCAAAAAGGCTTAATGACTGCTTTGTTGAAGAAGACGGGACTCGTGCTGGCAGGCTTGCTCCTGCTTGTCCCCGCACAATCTTTGCTGGCGCAATCTGCTGAAGACGCACTGCTCTTTACGCAGCGGCTGCCGGCAACTGGCGCACGCTCGATTGGTCTTGCCGGTGCCGGCCGCGCAGGATTGGCTGATTACTCGGCGTTCTATACAAATCCTGCCGGCCTGGGCTTTTTGCGCACGTCGCAGGTATCCGGTGCACTGAGTTTTCTCTCAGCCACAAATGATGCACAGGTAAATTTCCCGAATAGCTCCGAATTTTTCACAGAGGAACTGACGGACCAAAGCCTGGGCAACTTTGCCGGCGCATTCAAGGTGCCGACAAACCAGGGTTCACTGGTGATTGGTGGGGCGTTTAATCAAACAAACTCGTTTGAGCGCACGCTGAGCTTTGCCGGCCTGGTCAACAGTGGGTCGATCACGGACGTACTCTTGCCTTTTGATGATGAGTTTGAAGTGGTGGAAGAGAACGGGAGCTTTTTCCCCGCCTTTTTCTCAGATCTGCCTGAAATTGCATACCTCGGCGGCGCCATTGAATTTCTGCCTGAAAACGTAGGTACGGGAGACGGCCTCTTTTATCAGGCTGTTAACCCTGGCTCGACCATTGAACAGGCCAGCGACGTGTTTCAGGAAGGCCGGATGAAAGACTTCAGCTTTGGCGGTGCTTTTGAAGCTGCGCGAGGCGTGATGGTTGGTGCAGCATTGAATTTCAATGTAGGCTCATACGAGTTCCAGAGTGTCTTCGATGAGTTTGATATCAACAACGAAAACACGGAAGACCTCTACATTGTGTTGGATGGGGACAACGAATTGCGCGGGTTTGACCTGGTCACTTACGAAGAGCGGTTCATTTCGGACCTCGTGGGTGCCAATCTCCGACTCGGTGTTTCTGCGATGGCAAACAAAGACCTGCGCGTAGGTATTACCCTGGAGTCGCCTACCTTTTATCGGGTTGATGAGCGCTTTGATACCATCATCTCTACCGAATTTGATAACGGTGCTTTCCTGAGTTATGGTGGATTGTCTGGCGATGTTGGCCGTGGCACATTTGAGTATGACATTACCACCCCCTGGCGATTTGGCGCCGGCCTTGCGTACGAAGTCTCTGGCCTCACCATAATGGGCGACATCGAATTTGTCGACTGGACGCAGCTGGAACTGGATGCCAATGTTGATCGCGACCTGTTCAACAGCATAAACCGGACCATCCGCAACGATTTTCAGGCGGTAATCAATACACGCATTGCTGGTGAGTTCAGCATCAACAACCTGATGCTCCGCGCCGGTTATGCCTTCCAGCCTGATCCGATTGATACGCGCCTCACGGGCACAGACGGTTCGTCGGTTAATCGCGACAAAGCCTACTTGTCTGCCGGCCTCGGATACAAGTTCTCTGAGAAATTTGTCATCGACGTGGGCTGGATGCAGGAACGCCAGGACGACCTCTACGCCCCCGACTTTGTTGACTACGTTGTCAACGAAGAGGTCACCCGAAGCTTCTTCGTCGTCGGAATGAGCGTGCTGTTCTAA
- a CDS encoding T9SS type A sorting domain-containing protein has product MLQQLLPISTRDQTSSRFSHKPSFFKTSLFSALFALALSTGFTTSAQAQSAKGLDNNRQDRIHASCDGVFVEQNGLVIMEVESAPVSDDWTFRTDLTGYTGTGYYEWKYDNPNNVIDSAGGGILTYPIQITQTGVYRFLYRTAAPHPTEHNDAFIRFRDNEVEARTEGGDVIDLGQDTWFKVYQGRGNDEWNYAAHTEDGPHQVYALIDTPGTYRLEVSGRSTLFKMDRMSLYHFDTVSYGVATNISTGESQCLLPVELTSFSGLVDGDAVALSWTTASELNNAGFDVEFSTAADGEFSKVGFVPGNGVSEEDISYQFRHTFAGFEGQTAYYRLKQVDFDGAFEYSDVVAVNLPVASATRLHPAYPNPFNPTTTIAFTLPIESEIKLTVYDAMGRQVKELFSGTLPAGYHTQAFQANDLANGTYMYRLETGAQVLTGSVLLLK; this is encoded by the coding sequence ATGCTACAACAACTGTTACCGATCTCAACGCGGGACCAAACATCATCCCGTTTCTCACATAAACCCTCTTTCTTTAAAACAAGCCTTTTTAGTGCATTATTTGCGCTTGCGCTGAGCACAGGATTCACAACCAGTGCCCAGGCACAATCTGCTAAAGGACTTGACAACAACCGACAAGACCGCATCCATGCCAGTTGTGACGGTGTTTTTGTCGAGCAGAACGGCCTCGTAATCATGGAGGTAGAATCTGCTCCCGTATCTGACGATTGGACGTTTCGTACCGACCTCACTGGCTATACCGGCACCGGCTATTACGAATGGAAATACGACAACCCCAACAACGTTATTGATAGCGCAGGTGGTGGTATTCTAACGTATCCCATTCAGATTACCCAAACGGGCGTGTATCGCTTTCTGTATAGAACAGCTGCACCACACCCTACAGAGCATAATGACGCCTTTATTCGATTCCGCGACAACGAAGTTGAAGCCCGCACCGAGGGCGGCGACGTAATCGACCTCGGCCAGGATACCTGGTTTAAAGTATACCAGGGCAGAGGCAATGATGAGTGGAACTACGCGGCGCATACCGAAGACGGACCTCACCAGGTGTACGCACTGATTGATACACCGGGCACGTACCGCCTGGAAGTATCCGGACGCTCAACGCTGTTCAAAATGGACCGCATGTCGCTCTACCATTTTGATACCGTCAGCTACGGTGTTGCAACCAACATCAGCACGGGCGAATCGCAATGCCTGCTGCCTGTTGAATTGACTTCGTTCTCAGGTCTTGTAGACGGAGATGCTGTGGCGCTTTCATGGACAACTGCAAGTGAACTGAACAACGCCGGCTTCGACGTAGAATTTTCAACTGCAGCTGATGGCGAATTCAGCAAAGTGGGTTTTGTCCCTGGAAACGGTGTTTCTGAAGAAGACATTAGCTACCAGTTCCGCCACACCTTCGCCGGTTTCGAAGGACAAACGGCATACTACCGCCTCAAGCAGGTAGATTTTGATGGTGCTTTTGAATATTCAGACGTGGTTGCGGTAAACCTGCCGGTTGCCTCAGCAACACGCCTGCATCCGGCTTACCCAAATCCGTTTAATCCGACAACAACCATTGCCTTTACGCTACCGATTGAAAGCGAAATCAAGCTTACGGTATACGACGCGATGGGACGGCAAGTCAAAGAATTGTTCAGCGGCACGCTGCCGGCTGGCTACCATACGCAGGCCTTCCAGGCCAACGACCTCGCTAACGGCACTTACATGTATCGGTTGGAAACGGGCGCGCAAGTCCTGACCGGGTCCGTCCTCCTTCTGAAATAG
- a CDS encoding cobalamin-binding protein → MISALSIRRTPERIVCLTEEPTEILYLLGEAERIVGITAYTERPAHAKKEKPVVSAFVGGSVERIKALKPDLVIGFSDVQADYANKLIKENLQVVIFNQRSIAEILQVILMIGRLVGANDRAEALVDTYVARINTFKANTPAVRPRVYFEEWDDPKISAIQWVSELISLAGGENIFANRAAGAASAARHVTSQEVIAANPDLFIGCWCGKKLDHDAVYARPGWQNIAAIQNKQVHEMDPAIILQPGPACLTDGLDALASLIAGATPESS, encoded by the coding sequence ATGATTTCAGCCCTATCCATCCGGCGCACGCCCGAACGCATCGTTTGCCTCACTGAAGAGCCAACTGAAATTCTCTACCTGCTTGGGGAAGCGGAGCGTATTGTGGGCATCACGGCGTACACGGAGCGGCCGGCGCATGCAAAAAAAGAGAAACCGGTCGTATCTGCATTTGTTGGCGGCAGCGTCGAGCGGATCAAGGCGCTGAAGCCCGATCTTGTCATTGGATTTTCAGATGTTCAGGCAGACTATGCCAACAAGCTCATCAAGGAAAACCTACAGGTTGTCATTTTCAATCAGCGGTCTATCGCCGAAATTTTACAGGTCATTCTGATGATTGGCCGGCTCGTGGGGGCAAATGACCGCGCAGAAGCCCTCGTAGACACGTATGTCGCGCGTATCAACACATTCAAGGCCAATACGCCGGCAGTAAGACCGCGGGTGTATTTTGAAGAATGGGACGATCCGAAGATTTCAGCCATTCAGTGGGTTAGCGAGCTCATTTCGCTCGCCGGCGGTGAAAATATTTTTGCAAACCGGGCAGCCGGCGCCGCCTCCGCAGCCCGGCATGTCACCTCCCAAGAAGTTATTGCAGCCAATCCAGATCTCTTTATTGGCTGCTGGTGCGGTAAAAAGCTGGATCACGACGCAGTATATGCGCGCCCCGGCTGGCAAAACATTGCAGCTATTCAGAACAAACAAGTGCACGAAATGGACCCGGCCATCATCCTGCAACCCGGGCCGGCATGCCTCACAGATGGGCTGGATGCCCTTGCCTCACTTATCGCCGGGGCTACACCCGAATCATCCTAA
- a CDS encoding sigma-70 family RNA polymerase sigma factor translates to MSDTNPDSIDQETVTRLLNAVQEGDERAMDKLFGKVYEELHKLAKANRRNWVGGDYTMNTTALVHEAYIKLAGQKNQNWDNRNHFMMVASKAMRHIMINYANKRRTKKRGGDIQKVSIPDQDHALKDEIALTDDQADKFWAIENALKKLEKEQPRKVQIIECKFFGGMSNEETATALGISISTVKRDWAMAQAWLYREAKEELD, encoded by the coding sequence ATGTCTGATACAAACCCTGATTCCATCGACCAGGAAACTGTCACCCGCCTCCTAAATGCCGTTCAGGAGGGAGACGAACGTGCGATGGACAAACTTTTTGGCAAGGTCTACGAAGAGCTGCATAAACTCGCCAAAGCGAACAGGCGCAACTGGGTTGGTGGCGACTATACAATGAATACTACCGCACTCGTACACGAAGCGTACATCAAGCTCGCCGGCCAGAAAAACCAGAACTGGGACAACCGCAATCACTTCATGATGGTCGCATCAAAAGCCATGCGCCACATCATGATCAATTACGCAAACAAGCGGCGCACCAAAAAACGCGGTGGTGACATACAAAAGGTATCTATTCCTGATCAAGACCACGCACTCAAAGATGAGATCGCGTTAACAGACGACCAGGCTGACAAATTCTGGGCAATCGAAAATGCCCTTAAAAAGCTGGAAAAAGAGCAGCCAAGAAAGGTCCAGATCATCGAATGCAAGTTTTTTGGGGGGATGTCGAACGAAGAAACGGCCACCGCCCTCGGCATTTCTATATCCACCGTAAAGCGTGATTGGGCCATGGCCCAGGCCTGGTTGTATCGGGAAGCAAAAGAAGAGTTGGATTAA
- the proS gene encoding proline--tRNA ligase, whose amino-acid sequence MADAITPRSKDYAQWYIDVVRRSKLADYSPVRGSMIIRPNGFALWENVKNALDGMLKETGHENAYFPLLIPESFLSKEAEHVEGFAKECAVVTHSRLKVNEEGNGVVPDPASRLEENLIIRPTSETVIWDTYSKWIQSWRDLPILINQWANVVRWEMRTRLFLRTMEFLWQEGHTAHATQEEALEETSMILDLYGKLAEDYMAMPVIKGRKSASERFAGAVDTLCIEALMQDGKALQAGTSHFLGQNFAKAFGCQFQNKENELEYVWATSWGVSTRLIGGLIMTHADDQGLVLPPKLAPTQVVLVPILRKDGSAEVLEAGDKIVAELKAAGISVKFDTREGYRPGWKFAEYEVQGVPIRLALGPRDVQNGMIEMARRDTFEKESVPQDGLVARIKETLDAIQKNLFDRALKFREEHTTIVNSYDEFKEVINDKGGFVLAHWDGSEETEAKIKQDTKATIRCIPFAQAAEAGEDMISGEPSIGRVYFAKSY is encoded by the coding sequence ATGGCTGACGCTATCACGCCCCGCTCCAAAGACTACGCCCAATGGTACATCGACGTTGTCCGTCGTTCCAAACTGGCTGATTACTCCCCCGTACGCGGTTCGATGATCATTCGGCCCAATGGATTTGCCCTCTGGGAGAACGTAAAAAATGCCCTCGATGGCATGTTAAAAGAGACAGGGCATGAAAACGCATACTTCCCGCTGCTCATCCCTGAATCTTTCCTCTCTAAAGAAGCAGAGCACGTCGAAGGGTTTGCCAAAGAATGTGCAGTTGTCACGCACTCGCGCCTGAAAGTGAATGAAGAAGGCAACGGCGTGGTGCCGGATCCAGCGTCTCGCCTCGAAGAAAACCTGATTATTCGTCCAACCAGTGAAACGGTTATTTGGGACACGTACAGCAAATGGATACAGTCTTGGCGCGACCTGCCCATCCTGATCAACCAGTGGGCAAACGTGGTACGGTGGGAAATGCGGACACGCCTTTTCCTGCGTACCATGGAATTCCTGTGGCAGGAAGGCCACACCGCACACGCCACCCAAGAGGAAGCGCTCGAAGAAACGAGCATGATTCTCGACCTTTATGGCAAACTGGCAGAAGACTATATGGCGATGCCGGTCATCAAGGGGCGCAAATCTGCAAGCGAGCGGTTTGCCGGCGCTGTGGATACGCTGTGTATCGAAGCGCTCATGCAAGACGGCAAAGCCCTGCAAGCCGGCACCAGCCACTTCCTCGGCCAGAATTTCGCCAAGGCGTTCGGCTGCCAATTCCAGAACAAGGAAAACGAACTCGAATACGTATGGGCCACCTCCTGGGGTGTATCTACCCGGTTGATAGGCGGGCTGATTATGACGCACGCGGATGATCAGGGCCTCGTATTACCGCCAAAGCTTGCACCAACGCAAGTGGTGCTTGTGCCTATTCTTCGGAAAGATGGCTCAGCAGAAGTGCTCGAAGCCGGCGACAAAATTGTTGCAGAGCTGAAGGCTGCCGGCATCAGCGTCAAGTTCGATACGCGCGAAGGCTATCGCCCGGGCTGGAAATTTGCCGAGTATGAAGTACAGGGTGTGCCCATCCGCCTTGCCCTTGGGCCCCGCGACGTACAAAACGGCATGATTGAAATGGCGCGCCGAGACACCTTCGAAAAAGAGTCGGTGCCCCAGGATGGCCTCGTTGCCCGCATCAAGGAGACGCTGGATGCGATCCAGAAGAACCTGTTTGACCGCGCTTTGAAATTCCGGGAGGAGCATACCACGATCGTGAACTCCTACGATGAATTTAAAGAAGTCATTAACGACAAAGGTGGCTTTGTGCTCGCCCACTGGGATGGCTCAGAGGAAACGGAAGCGAAAATTAAGCAGGACACCAAAGCCACGATCCGCTGTATTCCGTTTGCGCAGGCTGCAGAAGCTGGCGAAGACATGATTTCAGGTGAGCCGTCCATCGGCCGGGTCTACTTCGCGAAGTCTTACTAG